In a genomic window of Prochlorococcus marinus subsp. marinus str. CCMP1375:
- a CDS encoding lysophospholipid acyltransferase family protein codes for MAFVQRESDLCKGVNPLWGKLAMIATQDIVLKNYFKSSIVLGQENLPLEGAVVLAPTHRSRWDALMLTMAAGRRVTKRDCRFMVTLSEMQGIQGWFLNRLGCYPVDKKNPSLLSLRYSIDLLSAGMQLVVFPEGQINRRGKSIKIESGLIRLSQLAFRKGVKVKVLPIGLGYSEVIPKPFSKAAICFGEPMSILKTGRKAANEFDLELASRMHTAEECALKAVGRFS; via the coding sequence TTGGCATTCGTTCAACGAGAATCAGATTTATGCAAAGGAGTAAACCCCTTGTGGGGAAAACTTGCAATGATTGCTACACAGGACATCGTCCTAAAAAATTATTTCAAAAGTAGTATTGTTTTAGGTCAAGAAAATCTGCCGTTAGAAGGAGCAGTAGTTCTTGCACCTACTCATCGCTCTAGATGGGATGCTCTCATGTTGACAATGGCAGCAGGCAGGAGGGTGACAAAGAGAGATTGTCGATTCATGGTTACTTTATCTGAGATGCAAGGAATACAAGGTTGGTTCTTGAATCGATTGGGATGCTATCCAGTTGACAAAAAGAATCCTTCATTACTTTCTTTGAGATATTCTATTGATCTTCTGAGTGCTGGAATGCAATTAGTCGTTTTCCCAGAAGGACAAATTAATCGAAGAGGGAAATCAATAAAAATCGAAAGTGGTTTGATTAGACTTTCTCAACTTGCTTTTAGGAAAGGAGTAAAAGTTAAGGTTTTACCTATAGGCTTAGGATATAGCGAGGTCATACCTAAGCCCTTTAGCAAGGCTGCTATATGCTTTGGTGAGCCTATGTCAATCCTTAAAACAGGAAGAAAAGCTGCTAATGAATTTGACTTAGAGCTTGCATCTAGGATGCATACTGCTGAGGAATGTGCTCTTAAAGCTGTTGGCCGATTTTCCTAA
- a CDS encoding exodeoxyribonuclease V subunit gamma, whose product MLTVYRSNRAEWLAEVLAAQLRLNKPKPFQSVEIMVNTWPTSRWLSEQIATFNGISALIEFPFPNSHLRKFVQLFLGLEVTSKDPWNTNQLTWEIIDVLPKLLKEEESKHLHEWIQKGSNNNKELDKRIWTLAKSIANTINEYILYRPDVIAQWWNLDSKPTKSLRDLPPHIKWQPLLLRLLKTKIKSEPICLQINEVVTRLKRKEHSSKELPRDLLIFGVSSLAPIQIELIQALSSVVNVQIFLLTPGQDLWKRCKSRREELGNDWKVPMDGMWMLKTPRIEASLGRMGSEFQQLLEGSGEYQLGEWQEKDLFSMPVKIATYNSKEPTFLEQLQESLVVNKASIQLHRKHKDNSLIFLESPGQRRQVQLIRDQIIQWLATDDTLQPRDIIIMTPQVKRLAPLISSVFNDISATNVNLPWKITDRSQIEKPGLIQFILEFIDIASSRLTALNLDRLLTNPALQNQFKLDQDEVDRITYCLYETGFRWGIDEKDRNGNSTHSLEWCLERWLLGIVLPNEPNFVEGDIAPFSSTFTVNEITKWWNLLSLLCKHLKALRNSRKSNQWVFQLKSIVTDLLENESNRTWEGELFNITIENWSQDSNDCILNIQPLVIKEILTELFSLENGRFGHRSGKITISALEPMRAIPHRVIVLMGLDELVFPRSEERPSFNLLEQKRLLGDPNNCDKDRYVLLEAIMSCRQHLLITWNSRDEKTGEKLEAPAPINQCIDYLKNELSESDQLGLVQSPPPNPLSNENFIATEYQQPISCDRRNLEARIFLDNFTKPKQTALGIPFRWEINYKFKESILTNDIVKSWLRAPQITWLEHLQLRSREKKISIETIDTFNLNELQRYQLLNEELFTQNNLESDNNVLPILLGADDWQKKLRGQGILPPKSAAELECEILEARIASLSSLIRDLGELEEKNLQINNENITYLIIQEDILVVEIGKLKSATIMSAWLQHLQVCLYDDKPRKTLIISRSTTKSSQHQYKLSAEFTPILKKDAMEMLQTIYMLVEQGLTECWPVPPQSGWELFKARYMKKTNSNNYFKKKWKGSFNQHGENHNSEMILCFGYDCDAELFLGNKIFENCLNILYQPILNNFTAR is encoded by the coding sequence TTGTTAACTGTCTACCGAAGTAACAGAGCTGAATGGTTAGCAGAAGTGCTGGCAGCTCAATTACGTCTAAACAAGCCAAAGCCATTTCAATCAGTAGAAATAATGGTTAACACATGGCCAACAAGCAGATGGTTATCCGAACAAATTGCCACATTCAATGGCATCAGTGCGTTAATTGAGTTTCCTTTCCCTAATTCTCATTTACGAAAGTTTGTTCAACTTTTCTTAGGTTTAGAAGTTACATCAAAGGACCCATGGAACACCAATCAATTGACTTGGGAAATTATTGACGTACTGCCAAAACTACTTAAGGAAGAAGAATCCAAGCATCTGCATGAATGGATTCAAAAAGGAAGCAATAACAATAAAGAACTTGACAAAAGAATATGGACACTAGCCAAAAGTATTGCAAATACAATCAATGAATATATTTTGTACAGACCTGATGTGATCGCGCAATGGTGGAATTTAGATAGTAAACCGACAAAATCATTAAGAGATTTACCACCTCACATTAAATGGCAACCTTTATTATTGAGACTGTTAAAAACGAAAATAAAATCAGAGCCAATATGCCTACAAATAAATGAAGTTGTAACCAGGCTTAAAAGAAAGGAGCATTCCTCAAAGGAACTCCCCCGTGATCTTCTGATATTTGGTGTTAGCAGTCTTGCTCCTATTCAAATTGAACTCATTCAAGCCTTGTCCTCCGTGGTTAATGTCCAAATATTTCTACTAACTCCGGGACAAGATCTATGGAAACGTTGTAAAAGCAGAAGAGAGGAACTTGGCAATGATTGGAAAGTTCCTATGGATGGAATGTGGATGCTAAAAACACCTCGAATAGAAGCAAGCTTGGGCCGAATGGGATCCGAGTTTCAACAATTATTGGAAGGAAGTGGCGAGTATCAATTAGGCGAATGGCAAGAAAAAGACCTCTTTTCAATGCCAGTAAAAATAGCTACATACAACTCAAAAGAACCAACTTTTTTGGAACAATTACAAGAAAGTCTAGTAGTAAATAAGGCATCAATTCAACTTCATAGAAAGCATAAAGACAATTCATTAATCTTTTTAGAGTCTCCAGGTCAAAGAAGACAAGTTCAATTAATTCGCGATCAAATTATTCAGTGGTTAGCAACCGACGATACGCTCCAACCCAGAGACATAATAATTATGACACCTCAGGTAAAGAGATTAGCTCCTTTAATATCGTCCGTATTTAATGATATTTCTGCGACTAATGTTAATCTCCCATGGAAGATAACTGATCGTTCCCAAATTGAGAAACCAGGTTTAATTCAATTTATCTTAGAGTTTATAGATATTGCCTCTAGTCGTTTAACCGCATTAAATCTTGACCGTCTATTAACAAATCCAGCTCTACAAAACCAATTTAAGCTTGATCAAGATGAAGTCGATAGAATCACATATTGCCTATATGAGACAGGCTTTAGGTGGGGCATCGACGAAAAAGATCGCAATGGTAATAGTACTCATAGCTTAGAGTGGTGCTTAGAACGCTGGTTACTTGGAATTGTGCTTCCAAATGAACCAAATTTCGTAGAAGGAGATATAGCTCCATTTTCTTCAACTTTTACTGTTAACGAGATCACAAAATGGTGGAATTTACTATCTTTATTATGCAAGCATCTAAAAGCGCTGAGGAATTCAAGGAAATCTAATCAATGGGTTTTTCAATTAAAGTCAATAGTTACAGATCTTTTAGAGAATGAAAGCAATAGAACATGGGAAGGTGAATTGTTCAATATAACGATCGAAAACTGGTCACAAGATTCAAATGATTGCATCTTAAATATACAACCACTTGTAATAAAGGAAATACTTACAGAATTATTTTCTCTTGAGAACGGTCGGTTCGGTCATAGAAGTGGAAAAATAACCATTAGTGCTCTAGAGCCTATGAGAGCAATACCCCATCGAGTAATTGTTCTCATGGGACTAGATGAATTAGTTTTTCCTCGTAGCGAGGAACGTCCAAGTTTTAATCTGCTAGAACAAAAACGCCTACTTGGTGATCCCAATAATTGTGATAAAGATCGCTATGTGCTTCTAGAAGCAATAATGTCCTGTCGACAACATCTTTTGATCACTTGGAATAGTAGAGATGAAAAAACAGGAGAGAAGCTTGAGGCGCCAGCACCAATTAATCAATGCATAGATTATCTTAAGAATGAATTAAGTGAGAGTGATCAATTAGGTTTAGTCCAATCACCTCCACCTAATCCGCTAAGTAATGAAAATTTCATTGCTACTGAATATCAACAACCAATTAGTTGTGATAGGCGTAATCTAGAAGCAAGAATATTTCTTGATAACTTTACTAAGCCAAAACAAACTGCTTTAGGAATTCCATTTAGATGGGAAATAAATTATAAATTCAAAGAAAGTATTTTAACGAATGATATAGTTAAAAGTTGGTTGAGAGCACCTCAAATTACGTGGCTTGAGCATTTGCAGCTTAGGTCCAGAGAAAAGAAAATCTCAATCGAAACTATAGATACATTTAATCTAAATGAGCTCCAAAGGTACCAATTACTAAATGAAGAATTATTCACACAAAACAACCTTGAAAGTGATAACAACGTTTTGCCTATCTTATTAGGTGCAGATGATTGGCAAAAAAAGCTTAGAGGGCAAGGTATACTTCCTCCAAAATCAGCAGCAGAATTAGAGTGCGAGATACTTGAAGCACGAATAGCAAGTCTCTCATCACTAATAAGGGACTTGGGGGAATTAGAGGAAAAGAATCTCCAAATAAACAATGAAAATATAACCTATCTGATAATTCAAGAGGATATTTTAGTCGTAGAAATCGGTAAGTTAAAGTCAGCTACAATTATGAGTGCATGGCTACAACATCTCCAGGTTTGCCTATATGACGATAAACCAAGAAAGACATTAATAATTTCCAGAAGCACTACTAAATCTTCACAACATCAATATAAGCTCTCAGCAGAATTCACTCCTATTTTAAAAAAAGATGCAATGGAAATGCTTCAAACTATTTATATGCTTGTTGAGCAAGGCTTAACCGAATGTTGGCCAGTGCCTCCTCAAAGTGGGTGGGAACTATTTAAGGCTAGGTATATGAAAAAAACTAATTCTAATAATTACTTTAAAAAAAAATGGAAAGGTAGCTTCAATCAACATGGTGAGAACCACAATTCGGAAATGATATTATGTTTTGGATATGATTGTGACGCTGAGCTATTTCTAGGTAACAAAATATTTGAAAATTGCTTAAATATTCTCTACCAACCAATACTTAACAACTTCACTGCAAGATGA
- a CDS encoding methyltransferase family protein, with amino-acid sequence MSYKFLKSFGITKDGILHNKKGEWYLYAQIVVIMTQLLTPPRHQLEYLPISIKIIALLILILGAYRAILSIRYLGPNFSPLPEPRESTVFVTEGPYKYCRHPIYQSIILMSIGLTLFRASLTHLILFIILGIILVSKAKLEEKKLKLICSQYSKYLLKTPAIFKGISFFDWRH; translated from the coding sequence ATGTCATATAAATTTTTAAAATCTTTTGGTATAACAAAGGATGGAATACTGCATAATAAGAAAGGTGAGTGGTATTTATATGCACAAATAGTAGTGATTATGACACAACTACTTACTCCACCAAGGCACCAGCTAGAATATTTGCCCATCTCAATCAAAATAATTGCTTTATTAATATTGATCCTAGGTGCTTATCGAGCAATCCTAAGTATAAGATATCTTGGGCCAAATTTTTCTCCACTTCCTGAGCCAAGAGAGTCTACAGTTTTTGTAACTGAAGGCCCCTACAAATATTGTAGACATCCAATATATCAAAGCATAATACTAATGTCTATTGGCTTGACTTTGTTTAGAGCAAGTCTAACTCACCTAATATTATTTATAATATTAGGTATTATTTTAGTTAGCAAAGCTAAACTAGAAGAGAAAAAGTTAAAATTAATTTGTTCCCAATACTCAAAATATTTATTAAAAACACCAGCTATTTTTAAAGGGATTAGTTTCTTTGATTGGCGTCACTAA
- a CDS encoding pyridoxine 5'-phosphate synthase encodes MTSLGVNIDHIANIRQARLANEPDPVQMALLAELGGADGITIHLREDRRHIQDRDLKLLRETIKSRLNLEMAATTEMIEIALDLKPDMITLVPERREEITTEGGLDVASNAKSLKEIVTKMESCCIPTSLFVDANSKQLEASSKIGATWVELHTGPYARASWKNQPLEFAKISEGVARARNLGLRVNAGHGLTYQNVEPIASITEMEELNIGHTIIARAIAIGLKEAVKEMKELIKNPRHEPFFGS; translated from the coding sequence ATGACAAGTCTTGGAGTAAACATCGATCACATTGCAAACATACGTCAAGCTCGGCTTGCAAATGAACCTGATCCAGTGCAAATGGCGCTTCTAGCAGAACTTGGAGGGGCTGATGGAATAACAATTCATCTAAGAGAAGACAGGAGGCATATTCAAGATAGAGATTTAAAACTTTTAAGAGAAACAATTAAGTCTCGTCTCAACCTAGAGATGGCAGCTACAACAGAAATGATTGAAATTGCCTTAGATTTAAAGCCAGACATGATCACTCTGGTACCTGAAAGAAGAGAAGAAATTACTACCGAAGGCGGCTTAGATGTTGCATCAAATGCAAAAAGCCTTAAGGAAATCGTAACCAAAATGGAATCATGTTGTATTCCAACAAGCCTTTTTGTAGATGCAAATTCAAAGCAATTGGAAGCCTCTTCAAAGATTGGTGCTACATGGGTAGAGCTTCACACGGGTCCTTATGCAAGAGCTTCATGGAAAAATCAACCTCTAGAATTTGCCAAAATAAGTGAAGGTGTCGCGAGAGCTAGAAATCTTGGTTTACGTGTAAATGCTGGACATGGTCTGACATATCAAAATGTAGAGCCAATTGCATCAATAACAGAAATGGAAGAACTAAATATTGGTCATACAATTATTGCAAGAGCAATTGCAATTGGTCTTAAAGAAGCAGTTAAAGAAATGAAAGAACTAATAAAAAATCCTCGTCATGAACCCTTCTTTGGTTCATAG
- the clpB gene encoding ATP-dependent chaperone ClpB, with the protein MDIKTDNFTEESWSSILQAQSNAKGFHHQYIETEHLLKSLIQENDLAKSIIKKCNGSIDQIKMHLNDFIKNQPKLKERPENLFIGKHLQKTINESDQIKQSFDDDFISIEHLLIALSKDQRCCNKILIHEKIDPEILLKSIAEIRGNQKVTDQNPESKYESLKKYGRDLTSAAREGILDPVIGRDDEIRRTIQILSRRTKNNPVLIGEPGVGKTAIVEGLAQRIINGDVPSALQNRQLIALDMGALIAGAKYRGEFEERLKAVLKEVTSSQGQIVLFIDEIHTVVGAGATGGAMDASNLLKPMLARGELRCIGATTINEHRQHIEKDPALERRFQQVLISEPSIEDTISILRGLKEKYEVHHGVRISDSALVAAAVLSNRYISERYLPDKAIDLIDESASKLKMEITSKPEELDEIDRKIIQLQMEKLSLKRESNLASQEKLNAIDNGLNELKSKQSSLNKQWQEEKESINTLSFLKEEIEKVQLQIEQAKRDYDLNRAAELEYGTLNSLQNKLKQKEDLIMVNNNNDQKSLLLREEVTENDITEVIAKWTSIPLTKLLKSDIEKLLDLEDKLNSKVIGQKQAVQAVADSIQRSRTGLSDPSRPMGSFLLLGPTGVGKTELSKSLAKELFDSEKAMIRIDMSEYMEKHSISRLIGAPPGYVGYESGGQLSEAVRRNPYSVILFDEVEKANSDVLNIMLQILDEGRLTDGKGKNINFKNTIIILTSNVGSESIIEMTNKKNEYELIEEVVRNQLKNYFKPEFLNRLDEQIIFKSLKKEDLKKIVKLQIDKVKARLKDKGLEIELNEKVIDWIADKGYNPIYGARPIKRIIQTKLETKLAKMILKSKSEERSHYQLDIIDDQIVFN; encoded by the coding sequence ATGGATATAAAAACTGACAATTTCACTGAAGAATCATGGTCTTCAATACTTCAAGCACAATCAAATGCAAAAGGATTTCACCATCAATACATAGAAACTGAGCATCTTTTAAAATCCTTAATTCAAGAGAATGATCTTGCAAAAAGCATTATTAAAAAATGCAATGGATCAATAGATCAAATTAAAATGCATTTAAATGATTTTATAAAGAATCAGCCTAAATTAAAAGAACGTCCTGAAAATTTATTCATTGGTAAACATCTTCAGAAGACAATAAATGAATCAGATCAAATAAAGCAGTCTTTTGACGATGACTTTATTTCTATTGAACACTTGTTAATTGCTCTCTCAAAAGATCAAAGATGCTGCAATAAAATACTTATTCATGAAAAAATAGACCCTGAAATACTTTTAAAATCAATAGCAGAAATCAGAGGGAATCAAAAGGTGACCGATCAAAATCCGGAATCAAAATATGAATCTCTTAAGAAGTATGGCAGAGATCTTACTTCTGCAGCCCGAGAAGGAATTCTAGATCCAGTAATAGGAAGAGATGACGAAATTAGAAGAACTATTCAAATCCTTAGTCGCAGAACTAAAAATAACCCTGTATTAATAGGTGAGCCTGGCGTTGGGAAAACTGCAATAGTGGAAGGCCTCGCACAAAGAATTATCAATGGTGATGTACCGTCGGCTCTACAAAATCGTCAATTAATCGCTCTGGATATGGGAGCTCTTATTGCAGGTGCAAAGTATCGAGGAGAGTTTGAAGAAAGATTAAAGGCAGTCCTAAAAGAAGTGACATCATCACAAGGACAAATTGTCCTTTTTATAGATGAAATTCATACAGTTGTTGGAGCTGGTGCTACAGGGGGCGCAATGGATGCAAGCAATCTGCTTAAGCCAATGCTCGCAAGAGGGGAATTGCGCTGCATAGGTGCAACAACAATAAATGAACATCGCCAACATATTGAGAAAGATCCAGCATTAGAAAGACGTTTCCAACAAGTCTTAATAAGCGAACCATCCATTGAAGATACAATATCAATTCTTAGGGGATTAAAAGAAAAATATGAAGTTCACCATGGAGTAAGAATATCGGATAGTGCTTTAGTTGCAGCAGCTGTGCTAAGCAATAGATATATATCAGAGCGTTATCTGCCTGATAAAGCAATAGACCTAATAGATGAATCTGCTTCTAAATTAAAAATGGAAATCACATCAAAGCCAGAAGAGTTAGATGAGATAGACCGTAAAATAATTCAATTGCAAATGGAAAAGCTTTCATTAAAAAGAGAATCAAATTTAGCAAGTCAAGAAAAATTAAATGCAATAGACAATGGATTGAACGAACTGAAGAGTAAGCAAAGTTCTTTAAATAAGCAATGGCAAGAAGAAAAAGAGTCTATAAATACTCTTTCGTTCTTAAAAGAAGAAATCGAAAAAGTTCAACTTCAAATTGAACAGGCCAAGAGAGATTATGATTTAAACAGAGCAGCAGAACTTGAATATGGAACTTTAAACTCCTTACAAAATAAATTAAAGCAAAAAGAGGATTTAATTATGGTCAATAATAATAATGATCAAAAAAGTCTACTTTTAAGAGAGGAAGTAACTGAAAATGATATAACCGAAGTGATCGCAAAATGGACATCAATACCCTTAACAAAACTTTTAAAATCAGATATAGAAAAGCTATTAGATCTTGAAGACAAATTAAACTCAAAAGTAATTGGTCAAAAGCAAGCAGTTCAAGCTGTAGCAGATTCAATACAGCGCTCAAGGACTGGTCTTAGTGATCCAAGTAGGCCTATGGGAAGCTTTTTACTTCTAGGGCCTACGGGTGTAGGCAAGACTGAGTTATCTAAATCTCTAGCTAAAGAATTATTTGATAGTGAAAAAGCAATGATTAGAATTGATATGTCTGAATACATGGAAAAACATTCTATTAGTCGACTAATAGGAGCACCCCCTGGATATGTGGGATATGAGTCAGGAGGACAATTGTCAGAGGCTGTTAGAAGAAACCCTTATTCAGTAATTCTTTTTGATGAAGTAGAAAAAGCAAATTCTGATGTATTAAACATAATGCTTCAAATACTTGACGAAGGAAGATTAACTGATGGTAAAGGTAAAAATATAAACTTTAAAAATACAATTATTATTCTTACAAGCAATGTGGGTAGTGAATCAATAATAGAAATGACCAATAAGAAAAACGAATACGAACTGATAGAAGAAGTTGTGAGGAATCAATTAAAAAATTATTTTAAGCCTGAATTTCTAAATAGATTAGATGAACAAATTATCTTTAAAAGTCTTAAGAAAGAAGATTTAAAAAAAATTGTTAAATTACAAATAGACAAAGTAAAAGCGAGATTGAAAGACAAGGGATTAGAAATCGAATTAAATGAAAAAGTAATAGATTGGATTGCCGATAAAGGATATAATCCTATATATGGTGCCAGGCCAATTAAAAGAATAATTCAGACAAAATTAGAAACTAAACTGGCTAAAATGATACTTAAAAGCAAATCAGAGGAACGCTCACATTATCAATTAGATATTATTGACGATCAAATAGTCTTTAACTAA
- a CDS encoding BolA family protein yields MVHPEEVKALIKSSLPDAMVNVEDINGGGDHLNVNVVSSTFAGLSRVQQHQLIYRALAKELASESIHALALKTSTP; encoded by the coding sequence ATGGTTCATCCTGAAGAAGTAAAAGCATTAATAAAAAGTTCTCTTCCCGATGCGATGGTTAATGTTGAGGATATCAATGGTGGTGGAGACCATTTGAATGTAAATGTGGTTTCATCGACATTTGCAGGTCTTTCACGTGTGCAGCAACATCAATTGATTTATCGCGCTCTTGCTAAAGAGCTGGCCAGTGAATCTATTCATGCATTGGCATTAAAAACATCTACTCCCTAA
- the petE gene encoding plastocyanin encodes MISSLRSALSACFALLLVLAFGVASAQAKTVEVKLGTDAGMLAFEPSSVTISTGDSVKFVNNKLAPHNAVFEGHEELSHPDLAFAPGESWQETFTEAGTYDYYCEPHRGAGMVGKVVVN; translated from the coding sequence ATGATTTCCTCGCTTCGCTCAGCGCTATCTGCATGTTTTGCATTGCTTTTGGTGCTTGCCTTTGGAGTTGCATCCGCACAAGCTAAAACAGTTGAAGTAAAACTAGGAACTGATGCTGGAATGCTTGCATTCGAACCCAGCTCTGTAACCATAAGTACTGGCGACTCTGTGAAGTTTGTCAACAACAAACTTGCTCCTCACAATGCAGTTTTTGAAGGTCATGAAGAATTAAGTCATCCTGACCTTGCTTTTGCTCCTGGCGAAAGCTGGCAAGAAACTTTTACAGAAGCAGGTACATATGACTATTACTGCGAGCCTCATAGAGGAGCAGGGATGGTCGGGAAAGTAGTTGTTAACTAA
- the grxD gene encoding Grx4 family monothiol glutaredoxin has product MNLETRARIEDLINSHSIMVFMKGTKLMPQCGFSNNVVQILNALGKHFETFDVLSDMDIREAIKEYSNWPTIPQVYLKGEFLGGSDILIEMYNSGELLEKLEIALAS; this is encoded by the coding sequence ATGAATTTAGAAACTCGAGCAAGGATTGAAGATTTAATCAATTCTCATTCAATAATGGTTTTCATGAAAGGAACAAAATTGATGCCTCAGTGCGGCTTCTCAAATAATGTTGTTCAAATACTTAATGCTCTAGGAAAGCATTTCGAGACCTTCGATGTCCTTTCTGATATGGATATCAGGGAAGCTATTAAAGAATATTCAAATTGGCCCACAATCCCTCAGGTATATCTAAAAGGAGAATTTTTGGGGGGATCCGATATTTTGATAGAAATGTATAACTCTGGCGAATTACTGGAGAAACTTGAGATTGCTCTTGCTTCTTGA
- a CDS encoding DUF6761 family protein yields the protein MTSQAFQDPKSIRHFQSICDACQQLIHTFHTPAELKIYADGYLHALRKERSLSPKDQEKLEKLVETWILDPSSFIGPDGDINNLYFQKQK from the coding sequence ATGACATCACAAGCATTTCAGGACCCTAAATCTATAAGACATTTTCAGTCAATATGTGATGCATGTCAGCAACTTATTCATACTTTTCATACTCCAGCAGAATTAAAAATTTATGCAGATGGATATTTACATGCACTTAGGAAAGAAAGGAGTCTTAGTCCCAAAGATCAAGAAAAGCTAGAAAAGCTTGTTGAAACTTGGATTCTTGATCCATCAAGCTTCATTGGTCCGGATGGAGATATAAATAATCTTTACTTTCAAAAGCAGAAGTAA
- a CDS encoding response regulator transcription factor yields MLVVEPHPTLRTVLVQRLRQDGHLAAAVGSVVEAIDLCRDQAPDLLVSAELLEQSSALNLGQQLGCPVMVLTARSGVETLVGLLDDGADDVLRKPFGLEELAARCRTLLKRGRIGLQERVTVGPLEVHLLLRQVTLREKPVELSPREFALLCALLMPPGMVRSRHELLRMAWPPFSGGPRSVDTQVLTLRRKLEQAGLGDGGGITTVRQQGYRFSLDSLPS; encoded by the coding sequence ATACTTGTAGTAGAGCCTCATCCGACTTTAAGGACAGTTCTAGTTCAGAGGCTTAGGCAAGATGGTCATTTGGCTGCTGCAGTTGGGTCTGTTGTAGAGGCAATTGATTTATGCAGGGATCAAGCACCAGATCTTTTAGTAAGTGCTGAGTTGTTAGAACAAAGCTCTGCTTTGAATTTGGGCCAACAACTAGGGTGTCCTGTAATGGTTCTAACTGCAAGATCCGGAGTGGAGACCTTGGTGGGCCTTTTAGATGATGGAGCAGATGATGTTTTGCGTAAACCCTTTGGCTTAGAAGAGCTTGCAGCACGATGCAGAACTCTCTTAAAAAGAGGACGAATAGGCCTACAAGAAAGGGTTACAGTCGGTCCTCTTGAAGTACATTTGCTACTCCGTCAAGTAACACTAAGAGAAAAACCTGTCGAATTAAGTCCAAGAGAATTTGCTCTGCTTTGTGCCCTTCTGATGCCGCCAGGCATGGTCCGTAGCAGGCATGAGTTGTTAAGAATGGCTTGGCCTCCTTTTAGTGGCGGTCCTAGATCTGTTGACACCCAAGTTCTTACTTTAAGAAGAAAACTAGAGCAAGCAGGGCTAGGAGATGGAGGTGGTATTACAACAGTGCGTCAGCAGGGGTATCGCTTTAGCTTAGATAGTCTTCCTTCTTAA